One window of the Gambusia affinis linkage group LG01, SWU_Gaff_1.0, whole genome shotgun sequence genome contains the following:
- the aaas gene encoding aladin translates to MIAEFSQVLNWSDCVVRAFAWHPHTDKFAVTLLDDSIKIYNPKSAISPTLKHRLQKNVAAVQWKPLCASALAVACQNCLLVWNVDPCSLSTRPSSGCAQVLSHPGHSPVTSIAWSPSGSLLVSASPLDTSMMVWDVAAESCVPLQRVGGGGVTFLSWSPDGSHILASTPSALFRVWETRMWTCERWPCIKGRCQSGCWSPDGSRLLFTVQGEMVIYALTFSGSPGVPPGLVKGPQIAVVAADLSETTFNSPDGDIIVGGEIQSLSWDPRGERLAVLLKGDPGAANRPAIIAVFKTRANPVFELLPCGFVQGEPGAEPRLLQFHPNFQHGALLTVCWSSGKITHIPFYFLSSGVSQVGLSRSPPLPHQQERPADFSNQSLFTELIS, encoded by the exons ATGATCGCCGAGTTTTCTCAGGTGCTAAACTG GTCTGATTGTGTGGTGCGAGCCTTCGCCTGGCATCCACACACTGATAAGTTTGCTGTCACTTTGTTGGATGACTCCATCAAGATCTACAACCCCAAAAG TGCCATCAGTCCCACACTGAAGCATCGTCTGCAGAAGAACGTTGCAGCCGTGCAGTGGAAGCCTCTGTGTGCGTCTGCGCTGGCGGTGGCGTGTCAGAACTGCTTGTTGGTGTGGAACGTCGACCCCTGCTCTCTGTCTACCAG GCCTTCTTCTGGCTGTGCTCAGGTTCTGTCCCACCCTGGTCACTCCCCGGTCACGTCCATCGCCTGGTCTCCGAGCGGATCCCTCCTTGTGTCTGCCTCCCCACTGGACACCTCCATGATG GTTTGGGATGTCGCTGCAGAGAGCTGCGTACCTCTGCAACGCGTCGGAGGAGGCGGCGTCACCTTCCTGTCCTGGTCCCCAGACGGCAGCCACATCCTGGCATCCACACCGTCTGCCTTGTTCAG ggtTTGGGAGACCAGGATGTGGACCTGCGAGCGCTGGCCGTGCATAAAGGGGCGCTGCCAG TCTGGCTGTTGGAGTCCAGATGGGAGTCGGCTTCTCTTCACAGTTCAAGGAGAAATGGTCATCTACGCTCTGACCTTCTCTGGATCGCCAG GTGTCCCTCCAGGTTTGGTCAAAGGGCCACAGATTGCCGTTGTTGCTGCTGACCTATCAGAGACGACCTTTAACAGCCCAGATGGAGACATCAT tgttGGTGGAGAGATTCAGTCTCTGTCGTGGGACCCCAGAGGAGAGCGGCTCGCAGTTCTTCTTAAAG GCGATCCTGGAGCAGCCAACCGGCCTGCAATAATCGCCGTCTTCAAAACAAGAGCCAACCCCGTCTTTGAGCTTCTGCCTTG TGGGTTTGTTCAGGGAGAACCGGGTGCAGAACCGAGGCTGCTGCAGTTTCATCCGAATTTCCAGCATGGGGCTCTGCTGACGGTG tgttggtCGAGTGGAAAAATTACACACATCCCTTTCTACTTCCTGAGCTCCGGCGTCTCCCAGGTTGGCCTCAGCCGGAGTCCACCGCTGCCTCACCAACAGGAAAGACCTGCAGACTTTTCTAATCAGTCGCTCTTCACAGAGCTCATCTCCTGA